A window of the Pueribacillus theae genome harbors these coding sequences:
- a CDS encoding M20 metallopeptidase family protein, with amino-acid sequence MKNVLHQDVLDAIFTELDSHFDDVQNWRRYLHQYPELSFQEEKTAAYIAEKLTSFGLEVKTNIGGNGLVGILKGKERGKTIALRADFDALPINEENSFPYKSQNPNVMHACGHDGHTAALLGTAQTLSKFRENIKGTILFIFQHAEEKPPGGAKSMIEENVLDEVDYIFGAHLASDIPLGKAAVGSGYKMAAVDRFEIIVEGKGGHGGRPHHSIDALVIGSEIVDSLQKIVSRRIDPLKAAVVTIGVFHAGNAFNIIPDTARIEGTVRTFDEKVRDQVEEEIYSIVNGITSGFHATYKIDYLRGYPALFNHKKETEIVQKLLSDVFTDEAIIDFEPSMAAEDFAYYLKEKPGTYFRMGSQNENENTHYPHHHPKFDIDEKALLNIEKAFVKIVSHYLF; translated from the coding sequence TTGAAAAACGTACTTCATCAAGATGTTTTAGATGCAATTTTTACAGAGCTTGACTCACACTTTGATGACGTTCAGAACTGGAGAAGGTATTTACACCAGTATCCAGAGCTTTCTTTTCAGGAAGAAAAAACCGCAGCTTATATTGCGGAAAAACTAACAAGCTTCGGACTTGAAGTGAAAACAAATATTGGCGGAAATGGCCTCGTTGGAATTTTGAAAGGAAAGGAACGAGGGAAAACCATTGCGCTAAGAGCGGATTTTGATGCACTTCCAATTAATGAGGAGAATTCGTTTCCATACAAATCACAAAACCCCAATGTCATGCATGCTTGCGGACATGATGGGCATACCGCTGCTTTATTAGGTACTGCGCAGACATTGAGTAAATTTCGGGAAAACATAAAAGGAACAATCCTTTTTATTTTTCAACATGCCGAGGAAAAACCACCGGGTGGCGCGAAATCCATGATCGAAGAAAATGTTCTTGATGAAGTAGATTACATATTCGGTGCACATCTTGCTTCTGACATTCCTTTAGGTAAAGCAGCTGTCGGGTCAGGGTACAAAATGGCCGCCGTGGATCGATTTGAAATTATCGTGGAAGGAAAAGGCGGGCATGGAGGAAGACCGCATCACTCGATAGATGCACTTGTTATTGGGAGCGAGATTGTCGATTCTTTGCAGAAGATTGTCAGCCGAAGAATTGATCCTTTGAAAGCAGCCGTAGTCACCATTGGAGTTTTTCATGCGGGTAATGCGTTTAATATTATTCCTGACACGGCAAGAATAGAAGGTACTGTCCGCACATTCGATGAGAAGGTGCGTGATCAGGTCGAAGAAGAAATTTACTCCATTGTAAATGGAATCACAAGCGGATTTCATGCAACATATAAAATCGATTACCTTCGCGGATATCCCGCTTTGTTTAATCATAAAAAGGAAACAGAAATTGTCCAAAAACTCTTGTCGGATGTCTTTACGGATGAAGCGATCATTGACTTTGAACCATCAATGGCAGCGGAAGATTTCGCCTATTACTTAAAGGAAAAGCCGGGAACCTATTTTAGAATGGGTTCGCAAAATGAAAACGAGAATACACATTATCCGCATCACCATCCAAAATTTGATATCGATGAGAAAGCTTTATTAAACATAGAAAAAGCATTTGTGAAAATCGTTTCACATTATTTATTTTAA
- a CDS encoding aliphatic sulfonate ABC transporter substrate-binding protein: MKGRLSLVSFMAVLFSFSIILGGCGSKAESNASDNNKKDDEKTISIGYQKGNTLNILKESGILEEKLEGKGYNVEWREFVQGGKVLEALYTGNIDFGHAADGPGIFAQAGNKPLVYVGADLPNPEGVGVLVHKDSGFQSVEDLKGKKIGALKGGNHHYLAILAVKDAGLSIDDVEWVFLEDAAQLRSAFETKKIDALATYDPFFASAEIDLDTINLTEGKDYGYPNRTFYYANVDFNKEHPELVDLVLNAIDESDQWANKNKPEVVKLISKALGIDAKVIERATDRRQYAVERVNQDMIDAQQKQADVYYEIGLIPEKVDVSKDMPINE, translated from the coding sequence ATGAAAGGCAGATTAAGCTTAGTATCATTTATGGCAGTATTATTCTCTTTTTCTATTATTCTAGGAGGATGCGGGTCGAAAGCCGAATCAAACGCTTCAGATAATAATAAAAAAGATGATGAGAAAACGATAAGCATCGGCTACCAAAAAGGCAATACGCTCAATATTTTAAAAGAAAGCGGCATATTGGAAGAGAAACTTGAAGGTAAAGGATACAATGTCGAATGGAGAGAATTCGTTCAAGGCGGCAAGGTTTTGGAAGCTCTTTATACTGGAAATATTGATTTTGGCCATGCAGCTGATGGGCCTGGAATTTTCGCACAGGCAGGAAACAAGCCATTAGTTTATGTTGGTGCAGATTTGCCAAATCCTGAAGGAGTAGGTGTTCTGGTTCATAAGGATTCCGGTTTCCAATCGGTGGAGGATTTAAAAGGGAAAAAGATTGGTGCTTTGAAAGGCGGAAACCATCATTATTTGGCGATTCTTGCGGTCAAGGATGCAGGTTTGAGCATTGATGATGTGGAATGGGTCTTTTTGGAAGATGCAGCGCAATTGCGTTCAGCTTTTGAAACAAAGAAAATTGATGCCTTGGCAACATATGATCCTTTCTTTGCAAGTGCGGAAATCGACTTGGATACGATCAATCTGACAGAAGGAAAAGATTATGGCTATCCGAATCGAACATTTTACTATGCCAATGTAGATTTTAATAAAGAGCATCCTGAATTGGTAGATCTCGTTTTGAATGCAATCGACGAGTCGGATCAATGGGCGAATAAAAACAAGCCGGAGGTAGTAAAGCTAATTTCAAAAGCACTTGGGATCGATGCAAAAGTAATCGAGCGTGCTACAGATCGGCGTCAATATGCTGTTGAACGGGTCAATCAGGATATGATTGATGCACAACAAAAACAGGCGGATGTTTACTATGAGATCGGCTTGATTCCGGAAAAAGTCGACGTTTCAAAAGACATGCCAATTAATGAATAA
- a CDS encoding VOC family protein, which yields MGFKFDHLVHFVEKPKKVIKELEKRGIHAVEGGKHQNHGTYNALCYFDLSYIEFLGTYDRELIKQTKHPRHSMRETIVKNKFKEGFVRFAVRTTDIEGVAARFREKGLTVNGPVPLSRQRPDGSVIEWRLLYAGDENGALELPFIIQWNESDEERRTDLIERQTIVSHPSKATFSHLSLAVNDLEQTVSKWSHLLDLNEGKAFIDKDLQAKCQTLELPGGNLVFCTPNGEGVVSEVLKRQGESIFQANFSGNTNETFELFGGVYKVN from the coding sequence ATGGGTTTTAAATTTGATCACTTAGTTCACTTTGTCGAGAAACCGAAGAAAGTGATAAAGGAATTGGAAAAAAGGGGAATACACGCTGTTGAAGGTGGCAAGCATCAAAATCACGGAACGTATAATGCACTTTGTTATTTTGACCTAAGCTACATCGAATTTCTCGGCACCTATGACAGGGAATTAATTAAACAAACGAAACACCCCCGGCATAGCATGAGAGAAACCATTGTAAAAAACAAGTTCAAAGAAGGTTTTGTCCGTTTTGCGGTGCGTACGACAGATATTGAAGGAGTAGCAGCTCGTTTCCGGGAGAAAGGCTTGACCGTAAATGGCCCTGTTCCTTTAAGTCGACAAAGGCCTGATGGCAGTGTTATCGAATGGCGGCTTTTGTATGCAGGTGATGAAAATGGCGCATTAGAATTGCCATTTATTATTCAATGGAATGAAAGCGATGAGGAAAGAAGAACCGACTTGATTGAGAGGCAAACCATTGTATCGCATCCATCCAAAGCAACTTTTTCACATCTTTCGCTGGCAGTGAATGATTTGGAGCAGACCGTTTCAAAATGGTCGCATCTGCTGGATCTAAACGAAGGAAAAGCGTTTATTGACAAGGATCTTCAGGCGAAATGCCAGACCTTGGAGCTTCCGGGTGGAAATTTGGTTTTCTGCACTCCGAATGGAGAAGGTGTTGTATCGGAGGTGCTTAAAAGGCAAGGTGAAAGCATATTTCAAGCAAATTTTTCTGGAAATACGAATGAAACATTTGAATTGTTTGGCGGCGTTTATAAAGTAAACTAA